In one window of Leifsonia sp. Root112D2 DNA:
- a CDS encoding NUDIX hydrolase has product MTAAPLALADARAELAALCARGLDWHADLARMVPDAALARRAAVLVLFGVLDAVPAQAGGPVARDLDVLLLRRAATLGSHPGQIAFPGGRLEASDASPTAAALREAVEETGLEPDGLEPLGELPEMPLRVSNHLVTPVTAWWTRPSQVAAVDHRETVEVFRVPVADLLDPGNRASTAHVFGERTVRSPAFTVGGRLIWGFTAIVLSRMFDELGWAVPWDQAKVVEP; this is encoded by the coding sequence ATGACCGCCGCGCCGCTCGCTCTCGCCGATGCCAGGGCCGAGCTTGCGGCGCTCTGCGCGCGCGGCCTCGACTGGCACGCTGATCTCGCACGCATGGTGCCGGATGCGGCGCTGGCGCGTCGGGCCGCCGTGCTCGTGCTGTTCGGTGTGCTCGATGCGGTACCGGCGCAGGCGGGAGGGCCCGTCGCGCGGGACCTCGACGTGCTGTTGCTGCGCCGCGCCGCAACGCTCGGAAGCCATCCGGGGCAGATCGCGTTCCCCGGGGGCCGGCTTGAGGCATCCGATGCCAGCCCGACGGCCGCTGCCCTGCGCGAGGCCGTCGAAGAGACGGGGCTGGAGCCTGACGGTCTCGAGCCGCTCGGCGAGCTGCCCGAGATGCCATTGCGCGTGAGCAACCACCTCGTGACGCCGGTGACGGCCTGGTGGACACGCCCCTCTCAGGTGGCCGCCGTCGACCATCGCGAGACCGTCGAGGTGTTTCGGGTGCCAGTGGCGGATCTGCTCGATCCGGGCAACCGGGCGAGCACCGCGCACGTCTTTGGTGAGCGCACGGTTCGCTCGCCCGCGTTCACGGTCGGTGGTCGGCTCATCTGGGGCTTCACTGCCATCGTGCTCTCGCGCATGTTCGATGAGCTCGGGTGGGCCGTGCCGTGGGATCAGGCCAAGGTCGTCGAACCCTAG
- a CDS encoding ATP-dependent DNA ligase: MAASRSESVTVGGRTLKLTNLDKVFYPETGTTKRDVLSYYAAIAEVLLPHTTDRPATRKRWVNGVGTADDPGEVFFQKNADDSTPDWVARASIVHKTHTNQYPLVNDLATLTWLAQIATLEIHVPQWRFGRNGQPKNPDRLVLDLDPGDGVGLAECAEVARFAKDILTGMGLDPIPVTSGSKGIHLYAALDGTQNSSDVSSVAHELARVLEADHPDLVVSDMKKSLRRGKVLVDWSQNNASKTTVAPYSLRGRLRPTVAAPRTWRELASKNLRHLEYPEVLQRVNRRGDPLASLDAGRIQQPGAASAQSDRLATYRSKRTTGKTPEPIPDRHGSASEGRSFVIQEHHARRLHHDFRLEHDGVLVSWALPKGPPTDPGSNHLAVQTEDHPLEYGSFEGTIPQGEYGGGEVSIWDAGTYELEKWRDGKEVIATLHGRPQGGLGGPRTFALIHTGGEGKSAQNWLIHLMKDSPTRGKAATSKPRATTRATDAGEANAGATHPQRKRVTGAKRRSMLAPMLATLGDVGDIDDESEWAFEMKWDGIRAITTVSNGAVRVVSRNGNDMTASYPELRQLAELLRDDDAVLDGEIVALNKAGRPDFGVLQTRMKLTKPADVERAMKRTAVHYMVFDLLEVNGESLVSREYDSRRHALEALLSPPASGAIQVPPTFTRGLDDAIASSRELGLEGVMAKERDGRYAAGLRSHSWIKIKHHRTQEVVVGGWRPGNGRRAGTVGSLLIGVAENQSFRYIGRVGTGFSDRDLDELRGLFAARARTTPSLTDVPAVDARDAHWVRADLVGEVEFAEWTSTGRLRQPRWRGWRTDKAPSDVRRE, translated from the coding sequence ATGGCGGCATCGAGGTCGGAGAGTGTGACCGTGGGCGGTCGCACACTCAAGCTCACAAATCTAGACAAAGTCTTTTATCCCGAAACGGGAACAACCAAGCGCGATGTGCTCAGCTACTACGCCGCGATCGCCGAGGTTCTGCTGCCGCACACCACAGATCGCCCGGCGACGCGCAAGCGCTGGGTGAATGGTGTCGGCACCGCCGACGACCCCGGCGAGGTCTTCTTTCAGAAGAATGCGGATGATTCGACACCCGACTGGGTTGCTCGAGCATCCATTGTGCACAAGACACACACCAACCAGTATCCGCTGGTGAACGATCTGGCCACCCTGACGTGGCTGGCTCAGATCGCCACGCTCGAGATCCACGTGCCCCAGTGGCGATTCGGTCGCAACGGCCAGCCGAAGAACCCGGATCGCCTCGTTCTCGATCTCGACCCCGGCGATGGTGTCGGGCTCGCCGAGTGCGCGGAGGTTGCACGCTTCGCCAAAGACATTCTCACGGGCATGGGGCTTGATCCGATACCGGTGACGAGTGGCAGCAAAGGCATCCACCTGTACGCGGCGCTGGATGGAACGCAGAACTCCAGCGACGTCTCCTCTGTCGCCCATGAACTGGCTCGCGTTCTCGAAGCGGATCATCCCGACCTCGTCGTCAGCGACATGAAGAAGTCGCTGCGGCGGGGAAAGGTACTGGTCGACTGGAGTCAGAACAATGCCTCGAAGACGACCGTCGCACCCTATTCGCTGCGCGGACGGTTGCGCCCGACGGTCGCAGCCCCACGGACGTGGCGCGAACTGGCCTCAAAAAACCTGCGCCACCTGGAATACCCCGAGGTGCTGCAGCGAGTGAACCGGCGCGGAGACCCTCTGGCCTCACTCGACGCTGGCCGCATTCAGCAACCGGGGGCAGCCAGCGCCCAGAGCGATCGACTGGCGACGTATCGCAGCAAACGCACCACGGGCAAGACGCCAGAGCCGATTCCCGATCGCCACGGCAGCGCATCCGAAGGCCGCTCCTTCGTGATTCAGGAACACCACGCACGCAGGCTGCACCATGACTTCAGGCTCGAGCACGATGGGGTGCTCGTGAGTTGGGCATTACCGAAGGGCCCGCCCACCGACCCCGGCAGCAATCATCTCGCCGTGCAGACCGAAGACCATCCGCTGGAGTACGGCAGCTTCGAGGGCACCATTCCGCAGGGCGAGTACGGGGGTGGAGAGGTGTCCATCTGGGATGCCGGCACATACGAGCTGGAAAAGTGGCGTGACGGCAAGGAGGTCATTGCCACTCTGCACGGCAGGCCGCAGGGCGGTCTCGGCGGCCCCCGCACGTTCGCACTCATCCACACCGGCGGCGAAGGCAAATCCGCGCAGAACTGGCTGATCCATCTCATGAAGGACAGTCCAACGAGGGGCAAGGCTGCGACCTCGAAGCCACGCGCCACCACACGCGCCACCGATGCCGGCGAAGCGAATGCGGGTGCCACGCATCCGCAACGCAAACGGGTTACCGGGGCGAAACGCCGATCTATGCTCGCACCGATGCTGGCAACTCTCGGTGACGTAGGCGACATTGACGACGAGAGCGAGTGGGCCTTCGAGATGAAGTGGGACGGCATCCGGGCCATCACCACCGTATCGAACGGTGCGGTGCGAGTCGTCAGCCGCAACGGCAACGATATGACGGCGAGTTACCCGGAACTCAGGCAGCTGGCCGAGCTGCTCCGCGACGACGACGCCGTTCTCGACGGCGAAATCGTAGCGCTCAACAAGGCGGGACGGCCCGACTTCGGCGTCCTTCAGACGCGGATGAAGCTCACCAAGCCGGCGGATGTCGAACGAGCGATGAAACGCACCGCCGTGCACTACATGGTCTTTGACCTGCTCGAGGTCAATGGAGAGTCGCTCGTCTCGCGCGAATACGACTCACGTCGGCACGCTCTGGAGGCACTGCTGTCGCCGCCGGCATCCGGTGCCATCCAGGTTCCGCCCACGTTCACGAGAGGCCTCGACGATGCCATTGCCAGCAGCCGGGAACTCGGCCTTGAAGGCGTCATGGCGAAGGAGCGGGACGGGCGCTATGCGGCCGGCCTGCGCTCTCACAGCTGGATCAAGATCAAGCATCACCGCACCCAGGAGGTGGTTGTGGGGGGCTGGCGGCCGGGCAACGGGCGCAGGGCCGGCACGGTCGGATCGCTCCTGATCGGTGTGGCTGAGAACCAGAGCTTCCGGTACATCGGCCGGGTCGGCACCGGCTTCAGCGACCGCGATCTCGACGAACTCCGTGGGCTCTTCGCGGCCCGTGCCCGCACAACCCCATCGCTCACCGACGTTCCCGCTGTCGATGCGCGCGACGCGCACTGGGTTCGAGCCGATCTGGTCGGTGAAGTGGAGTTCGCGGAATGGACCTCCACCGGCCGACTGCGACAGCCGCGTTGGCGCGGTTGGCGTACCGACAAAGCGCCGTCAGACGTGCGGCGCGAATAG
- a CDS encoding DUF7882 family protein encodes MGYLIYGAGAEYEIDDRVLAHLKIAVVAKLRLQESFLLNWSLSPSDGSGRVSLWLSPSIPLQFRFSGSKPPELNRLWLQALAHSSHGSRGMILMAEAEAEAYLEEVGAQ; translated from the coding sequence ATGGGATATCTCATTTACGGCGCAGGCGCCGAGTACGAAATCGATGACCGCGTACTGGCTCACCTCAAGATCGCCGTCGTGGCGAAGCTGCGACTGCAGGAGAGCTTCCTGCTGAACTGGAGCCTTTCCCCATCGGATGGCTCGGGACGGGTCAGTCTGTGGCTGTCGCCTTCCATTCCCCTGCAGTTCAGGTTCTCGGGCAGTAAGCCGCCCGAGTTGAACCGCCTCTGGCTTCAGGCCCTGGCCCATTCTTCCCATGGCAGCCGCGGCATGATTCTCATGGCCGAGGCCGAGGCCGAGGCATATCTGGAGGAGGTCGGCGCGCAGTAG
- the ku gene encoding non-homologous end joining protein Ku: MRAIWKGAIAFGLVNVPVKVYAATEDHDIALHQVHDKDGGRIRYQRRCEVCGRIVPWEHTDKAYEAGDKTVVLTDDELKSLPEERSREIEVVEFVPSEQIDPIMFDRSYFLEPDSKSIKAYTLLRRTLEETERTAIVHFALRQKTRLGALRVRGDVLMLQSLLWDDEVREAEFTALDESVRISAKEREMSAALVESFADDFSPEKFSDEYQEELTKLIDAKLKQGESLDTDATFGENSDDDNGGGEVLDLMEALKRSVDKNRTSRSSSRAPAKKATSRTKTASGATKKKPTKAS, encoded by the coding sequence ATGAGAGCTATCTGGAAGGGTGCCATCGCGTTCGGTCTTGTGAACGTTCCGGTGAAGGTCTACGCGGCGACGGAGGATCACGATATCGCCCTCCATCAGGTGCATGACAAAGATGGTGGTCGCATCCGATACCAGAGACGGTGCGAGGTCTGTGGGCGTATCGTGCCCTGGGAGCACACAGACAAGGCGTATGAGGCCGGGGACAAGACTGTCGTGCTGACAGACGACGAACTCAAGTCGCTGCCCGAGGAGCGCAGCCGCGAGATCGAGGTCGTTGAGTTCGTGCCCAGTGAGCAGATCGACCCCATCATGTTCGACCGCAGCTACTTTCTTGAACCTGACTCGAAGTCGATCAAGGCCTACACGCTGCTACGCCGAACGCTCGAAGAGACCGAGCGCACGGCCATCGTGCACTTCGCGCTGCGCCAGAAAACCCGCCTCGGCGCGCTGCGCGTACGCGGCGACGTGCTCATGCTGCAGTCGCTGCTCTGGGATGACGAAGTGCGCGAGGCGGAGTTTACTGCGCTCGATGAATCAGTACGCATCAGCGCGAAAGAGCGGGAGATGTCGGCGGCACTCGTCGAGTCATTCGCCGACGACTTCTCGCCGGAGAAGTTCAGCGACGAGTATCAGGAGGAGTTGACCAAGCTCATTGACGCCAAGCTGAAACAGGGCGAATCGCTCGACACGGATGCGACCTTCGGCGAGAACTCCGACGACGACAACGGCGGCGGTGAGGTTCTCGATCTGATGGAGGCGCTGAAACGCAGCGTCGACAAGAATCGCACCTCGCGGAGCAGTTCCCGTGCTCCTGCGAAGAAGGCCACGAGTCGAACGAAGACTGCCTCTGGTGCCACCAAGAAGAAGCCGACCAAAGCCAGCTAG
- a CDS encoding NAD-dependent succinate-semialdehyde dehydrogenase, which produces MNDYAVTNPATGERVAEYPLITTDALEAAIASAAGTYREWSASTSVDDRAELLHRVAQLYAARREALAAIIVREMGKPIEQALGEVDFSAAIYEYYADNGPGFLADEPITLLDGDGSAFVRTGPIGVLLGIMPWNFPYYQVARFAGPNLLLGNTILLKHAPQCPESAAAIESIFHEAGFPSGAYVNIYASNEQAAEVIGDRRVQGVSLTGSERAGAAVAEIAGRNLTKVVLELGGSDPFILLSTNDLAATVDAAVAGRLDNSGQSCNAAKRFIVIDELYDAFLEAFTAALGAIEPSDPLSAETTLGPLSSEAASARLQDQVDRAAAAGARVLLGGPRRGAHFATTVLVDIEPQNDAYREEFFGPVASVYRVASEQDAVALANDTPFGLGSYVFTTDAEQALRVADRLEAGMVFINAVGAEGAELPFGGVKRSGFGRELGRFGIGEFANRKMIRTAG; this is translated from the coding sequence ATGAACGACTACGCAGTAACGAATCCGGCCACGGGCGAGCGAGTGGCGGAGTATCCGCTCATCACGACGGATGCGCTGGAGGCCGCCATCGCCTCGGCCGCCGGCACCTATCGGGAATGGTCGGCATCGACATCCGTGGATGATCGGGCCGAGCTGCTTCATCGCGTCGCACAGCTGTACGCGGCGCGGCGGGAGGCGCTTGCGGCGATCATCGTGCGCGAGATGGGCAAGCCCATCGAGCAGGCGCTCGGCGAGGTCGACTTCAGCGCAGCCATCTACGAGTACTACGCCGACAACGGTCCCGGATTCCTTGCGGATGAGCCGATCACGTTACTCGACGGTGACGGGTCTGCGTTCGTGCGCACCGGTCCGATCGGTGTGCTTCTCGGCATCATGCCGTGGAACTTTCCGTACTATCAGGTCGCCCGATTCGCGGGGCCTAATCTGCTGCTCGGCAACACCATACTGCTCAAGCACGCGCCCCAGTGCCCGGAGTCGGCTGCCGCGATCGAGTCGATATTCCACGAGGCAGGCTTCCCCTCCGGCGCCTATGTGAACATCTACGCCTCGAACGAGCAGGCCGCCGAGGTGATCGGTGACCGACGCGTTCAGGGTGTTTCACTGACGGGGTCGGAGCGGGCCGGCGCCGCCGTGGCGGAGATCGCGGGACGCAACCTCACAAAGGTGGTTCTCGAACTCGGCGGCTCGGATCCATTCATCCTGCTGTCGACGAACGATCTGGCCGCAACGGTGGATGCCGCGGTGGCTGGACGCCTGGACAACTCCGGCCAGTCGTGCAATGCGGCCAAGCGCTTCATTGTGATCGACGAACTGTATGACGCCTTCCTCGAGGCCTTCACGGCGGCTCTTGGCGCGATCGAGCCTTCCGATCCGCTGTCTGCCGAAACGACACTCGGCCCGTTGTCGTCGGAGGCCGCCTCGGCCCGACTGCAGGATCAGGTGGACCGCGCTGCAGCAGCGGGGGCTCGAGTCCTGCTGGGTGGGCCGCGGCGCGGCGCGCACTTTGCGACGACCGTGCTCGTGGACATCGAACCACAGAACGACGCCTACCGCGAGGAGTTCTTCGGCCCCGTTGCCAGCGTCTACCGGGTTGCCAGCGAGCAGGATGCCGTGGCTCTCGCCAATGACACGCCGTTCGGGCTCGGCTCCTACGTGTTCACCACCGACGCCGAACAGGCTCTGCGTGTCGCCGATCGCCTCGAGGCGGGCATGGTGTTCATCAATGCGGTCGGCGCCGAAGGAGCCGAGCTGCCGTTCGGCGGCGTCAAGCGCTCCGGCTTCGGCCGTGAGCTCGGCCGGTTCGGCATCGGCGAGTTCGCCAACAGGAAGATGATCCGCACCGCTGGCTAG
- a CDS encoding Dps family protein: MKATKKLGEDMQAVLVDMIELHIQGKQAHWNIVGANFRDLHLQLDEIVAAARQFSDEMAERMRALHVAPDGRSATVASTTTLEQFPAGEVDTAATVDMITERLEATVGTMRRVHDRVDEADPTTADLLHAFIERLEQLAWMVSAENRKPGGSRAVGPAAKH, from the coding sequence ATGAAGGCGACGAAGAAGCTCGGCGAAGACATGCAGGCCGTTCTTGTGGACATGATCGAACTGCACATACAGGGCAAGCAGGCGCACTGGAACATCGTTGGAGCGAACTTTCGCGACCTGCATCTTCAATTGGACGAGATCGTGGCCGCCGCGCGGCAGTTCTCCGACGAGATGGCCGAGCGGATGCGTGCGCTGCATGTCGCGCCGGACGGACGGTCGGCCACCGTGGCATCGACGACCACCCTGGAACAGTTTCCGGCCGGCGAGGTCGACACGGCCGCCACCGTCGACATGATCACCGAACGGCTGGAAGCGACCGTCGGCACCATGCGCCGCGTGCATGACCGCGTCGACGAGGCCGATCCGACGACGGCAGACCTGCTGCATGCCTTCATCGAACGGCTGGAGCAACTGGCATGGATGGTGAGCGCCGAGAACCGCAAGCCCGGTGGCTCTCGGGCCGTCGGGCCAGCCGCAAAGCACTGA
- a CDS encoding DUF7882 family protein: MGVLHYSATGIEVEFDDRVLAHLQLAMGAKLRRGESFFLNWRDTVQVGDGRSSIWVEPSIPLAFSYTTTDKQEINRGWLAILVNSAEGQHGMQLTDEPEPDGDDGHSLDNSMKP, translated from the coding sequence ATGGGTGTTCTGCACTACAGCGCCACCGGTATCGAAGTCGAATTCGACGACCGTGTGCTGGCGCACCTTCAACTCGCAATGGGCGCCAAATTGCGCCGCGGCGAGAGCTTCTTTCTGAACTGGAGGGACACCGTGCAGGTCGGCGACGGCCGCAGCAGCATTTGGGTGGAGCCGTCGATTCCCCTGGCCTTCAGCTACACGACTACAGACAAGCAGGAAATAAATCGCGGATGGCTCGCGATTCTGGTGAACAGTGCCGAGGGACAGCATGGCATGCAGCTCACGGACGAGCCGGAGCCCGACGGCGACGACGGCCACTCCCTGGACAACAGCATGAAGCCGTGA
- a CDS encoding molybdopterin oxidoreductase family protein — translation MPDRIAQIWGSRTPFARGDSWPIRVDQALADGVGENEVDRWVQSACVLCSNGCGCDIAVKDGRMVGIRGRAVDRVNHGRLGPKGLFASWQGMDNADRLTKPLIRRDGELVETDWETAMELIASKSRSLLSERGPLSHGFYTSGQLFIEEYYALAVLGKAGIGTPHMDGNTRLCTATAAMALKQSFGADGQPGSYDDIDECDALFLYGHNMAETQTVLWTRILDRLAGPDRPAIVCVDPRKTEVARNADVHLAVKPGTNLALMYGLIREQFEHDWIDDSYILQHTLGVDELRAAAEQWTPEAVAETCGVDPDDVRRAAEIFGTSKRVLSTVLQGFYQSSQATASSCQVNNLHLLRGLIGKPGSGILQMNGQPTAQNNRECGADGDLPGFRNWENATHVNELAELWKIDPAVIPHWSPPTHALQIFRYAEQGSIEFLWISATNPAVSMPQLSRIRNILAKPELFVVVQDLYLTETARLADVVLPAAGWGEKTGTFTNVDRTVHFSDKAVEPPGEARSDLDIFLDYARRMDFRNRDGEPLLDWSGPEDAYRAWQDCSRGRPCDYSRIDYDSLRGGSGIQWPGTDEHPDGTERLYVDNTFSTDPDYCETYGHDLLTGATVGEQAYREMNPAGRAIFKTAPFTPSHEEPDEEYPLRYTTGRTVYHFHTRTKTARAKPLNRAAPSAWAELSVADAHRMGIAEGDIVRVTSRRGEIVVPARVGDIREGTVFAPFHYGYWDSDASSPGERPSAANELTMTEWDAVSKQPSFKNGAVRVERVQAGTGPAPAPTTAASRPAGPLGDAVPTTTGGPEAASSERFERGATTVDASVVGAEPS, via the coding sequence ATGCCCGATCGGATAGCGCAGATCTGGGGGAGCCGCACCCCCTTCGCCCGCGGCGATTCCTGGCCGATAAGAGTGGATCAGGCCCTCGCCGACGGAGTCGGCGAGAACGAGGTGGACCGATGGGTGCAATCCGCCTGCGTGCTCTGCAGCAACGGCTGCGGCTGTGACATTGCTGTCAAAGATGGCCGCATGGTCGGCATCCGGGGCCGCGCCGTCGACCGTGTCAATCACGGGCGCCTTGGGCCGAAGGGCCTGTTCGCGAGCTGGCAGGGCATGGACAACGCCGACCGGCTGACCAAGCCGCTCATCCGTCGCGACGGTGAACTCGTCGAGACCGACTGGGAGACGGCGATGGAGCTGATCGCCTCGAAGAGCCGCTCTCTGTTGAGCGAGCGTGGCCCGCTCTCACATGGTTTCTACACGAGCGGACAGCTGTTCATCGAGGAGTACTACGCGCTCGCCGTGCTCGGCAAGGCGGGCATCGGCACTCCGCACATGGATGGCAACACGCGGTTATGCACCGCGACGGCTGCGATGGCACTCAAGCAGAGCTTCGGGGCCGACGGTCAGCCCGGCAGTTATGACGACATCGATGAGTGCGACGCGCTCTTCCTCTACGGTCACAACATGGCGGAGACGCAGACGGTGCTGTGGACGCGGATTCTGGATCGCCTGGCCGGCCCAGACCGCCCGGCGATCGTCTGTGTCGACCCCCGGAAGACGGAGGTGGCGCGCAATGCCGACGTGCACCTCGCGGTAAAACCGGGAACGAACCTCGCGCTCATGTACGGGCTGATCCGCGAGCAGTTCGAGCACGACTGGATCGATGATTCCTACATTCTGCAGCACACACTGGGTGTCGACGAGTTGCGCGCGGCGGCCGAGCAGTGGACCCCGGAGGCCGTTGCCGAGACCTGTGGTGTCGACCCGGATGACGTGCGCCGGGCGGCCGAGATTTTCGGCACATCGAAGCGCGTTCTCTCCACTGTCCTGCAGGGCTTCTACCAGTCGTCCCAGGCGACGGCCTCGTCGTGCCAGGTCAACAATCTCCACCTGCTGCGCGGGCTGATCGGCAAGCCGGGCAGCGGCATCCTGCAGATGAACGGGCAGCCGACGGCGCAGAACAATCGCGAGTGTGGTGCAGACGGTGACCTGCCCGGTTTTCGCAACTGGGAGAATGCCACTCACGTGAACGAGCTCGCGGAATTGTGGAAAATCGACCCTGCGGTGATCCCTCACTGGTCACCGCCCACGCACGCGTTACAAATCTTTCGCTACGCCGAACAGGGCTCCATCGAGTTCCTGTGGATCTCGGCCACGAATCCGGCGGTATCGATGCCGCAGCTCTCGCGCATCCGCAACATTCTGGCCAAACCCGAGCTTTTCGTCGTCGTTCAGGATCTGTACCTCACTGAGACGGCACGGCTCGCCGATGTCGTGCTGCCGGCGGCGGGCTGGGGGGAAAAGACGGGAACCTTCACCAATGTGGATCGCACGGTGCATTTCTCCGACAAAGCTGTCGAGCCTCCGGGTGAGGCGCGCAGCGACCTGGACATCTTTCTCGACTATGCCCGTCGCATGGATTTCCGAAACCGCGACGGCGAGCCGCTTCTCGACTGGAGCGGACCCGAGGATGCGTACCGTGCCTGGCAGGATTGTTCACGCGGACGACCGTGCGACTACTCCCGCATCGACTACGACAGCTTGCGTGGTGGCAGCGGCATTCAGTGGCCGGGTACCGACGAGCATCCGGATGGTACGGAGAGGCTTTATGTCGACAACACGTTTTCGACCGATCCCGACTACTGCGAGACATACGGCCATGACCTTCTGACCGGAGCGACGGTGGGGGAGCAGGCATATCGCGAAATGAACCCGGCCGGGCGGGCGATCTTCAAGACGGCGCCGTTCACGCCGAGCCACGAGGAACCCGACGAGGAGTATCCGCTGCGCTATACGACCGGCCGAACCGTCTATCACTTTCACACACGAACCAAGACGGCGCGTGCCAAGCCTCTGAACCGAGCGGCACCATCGGCGTGGGCCGAACTCTCGGTCGCTGACGCACACCGGATGGGTATCGCCGAGGGGGACATCGTGCGAGTGACCTCACGTCGCGGCGAGATCGTCGTGCCGGCTCGCGTTGGCGACATACGGGAGGGAACGGTGTTCGCCCCGTTTCACTATGGGTACTGGGACTCGGATGCGTCTTCCCCCGGCGAGCGGCCGAGTGCGGCGAACGAGTTGACGATGACGGAGTGGGATGCGGTCTCCAAGCAGCCGTCGTTCAAGAACGGTGCTGTGCGGGTCGAGCGCGTGCAGGCGGGAACAGGGCCAGCGCCCGCGCCGACCACGGCGGCATCGCGGCCCGCGGGGCCTCTTGGCGACGCGGTTCCGACGACGACGGGCGGGCCCGAGGCGGCCAGCAGCGAACGATTTGAGCGGGGCGCCACGACTGTCGATGCGAGTGTGGTGGGGGCTGAGCCATCATGA
- a CDS encoding SDR family oxidoreductase, whose protein sequence is MNITGNTIFIPGATSGIGLALAVQLHERANTVIIGGRRTELLEKIAQEHPGIDTVLIDTADAESIARASAQVLGAHPDLNVLIAMAGIMRAEDWHSPDGFLATAETTITTNLLGPIRLIGAFIEHLQTRPDATIVTVSSGLAFTPLSATPSYNATKAAIHMLSESIRLQLANTSVKVVELVPPAVRTALTPGQETREAAMPLEDFVNEAVSLFETQSDAKEIVVERVKFLRYGEARGDYDQVVATLNGLALQEA, encoded by the coding sequence ATGAACATCACAGGAAACACCATCTTCATTCCCGGCGCGACCAGCGGCATCGGTCTCGCCCTCGCCGTGCAGCTTCACGAGCGGGCGAACACCGTCATCATCGGTGGGCGCCGCACCGAGTTGCTCGAGAAAATCGCGCAGGAGCACCCGGGCATCGACACCGTGCTGATCGACACGGCGGATGCCGAGAGCATCGCTCGTGCGTCTGCGCAAGTGCTCGGCGCGCATCCGGATCTCAACGTGCTCATCGCCATGGCAGGCATCATGCGTGCCGAGGACTGGCACTCGCCCGACGGCTTTCTGGCCACGGCGGAGACGACCATCACCACCAACCTGCTCGGACCGATCCGGCTGATCGGGGCCTTCATCGAGCACCTGCAAACGCGACCGGATGCCACTATCGTCACGGTTTCCTCCGGTCTCGCCTTCACGCCGCTCTCCGCCACGCCGAGCTACAACGCCACCAAGGCGGCCATCCACATGCTCAGTGAGAGCATTCGACTGCAGCTCGCGAACACGAGCGTGAAGGTCGTGGAGCTCGTACCGCCGGCGGTGCGCACGGCCCTGACGCCCGGGCAGGAGACGAGGGAGGCGGCGATGCCGCTGGAGGACTTCGTCAACGAGGCGGTCTCGCTCTTCGAAACGCAGAGCGACGCGAAGGAGATCGTGGTGGAGCGCGTGAAGTTCCTGCGCTACGGCGAGGCCAGAGGCGACTACGACCAGGTCGTTGCGACGCTGAATGGCTTGGCCCTGCAGGAGGCATGA
- a CDS encoding DUF7882 family protein, giving the protein MGALIYGSPAMELSFDDRTLSHLQVVIGSKLRRGESFFFSWAEQNDRRHSGKNSVWLSPGIPLMFKYSGGRAPTMNTEWLRLLDEIANSGRGLVLLPEPAPEKNVPSADSRTR; this is encoded by the coding sequence ATGGGGGCGTTGATCTATGGGTCACCCGCAATGGAGCTTTCCTTTGATGACCGCACGCTGTCGCATCTGCAAGTGGTGATCGGCAGCAAACTGCGTCGCGGCGAGAGTTTCTTCTTCTCGTGGGCAGAGCAGAATGATCGCCGGCACAGCGGTAAGAACAGCGTCTGGCTGAGTCCCGGTATCCCGCTCATGTTCAAGTACTCCGGCGGTCGCGCGCCCACGATGAATACCGAATGGTTGCGTCTGCTCGACGAGATCGCGAACAGCGGTCGGGGGCTGGTGCTGCTGCCGGAACCGGCGCCGGAGAAGAACGTACCCTCGGCCGACTCACGGACTCGCTGA